The genomic interval TCTTGGTTGTCGGTCTGGAAGATGCACTCGGAGACACGGAGGGACCGCAGCGTGAAATGTGCGAGGTTAAGCAGGGCCTTGACTTCCTTCTCGGGAGTGTCGAACTCTTCTCGGTCAGCAAACGCAGCAACCTTTGCATCGTAGTAGTCGTCGGCCTGTACCAGCCGTCGGTGAGAGTCGCCGAAGTACCGGAACGAATCCAGTAGATCGGTGTCTGCCAACTCCTCGTCGTCCTCGTAGACCTCCTCGGGAATCCCGAGCTCGTCGAACAGGTCACGGAGGCGGATAGCGTTCTGTTTGCGGCCGTCGTACTGATCCATCGCCTTCAGGGTCTGCACTTTCTTCTCCGGGTCTTGGAACAGCAGTTCGTAGATCCCGTCGTCGTGGTCGTTGAGTTCCAGAAACGGTGTTTCAGTTGGGCCTTTCCGTCGGTACAGCAACTCGTCGAGGTATTCCTCGCAGATGTGTTCAGCGTATTCCCGGAGTTGGCCGTCTACCAGGGACTGCTTCTCCTCAAGATGATCCTTGATGTTCTTGAGGAGGATGGAGACTGTAGACAGACGCTGCTGGCCATCGATGATCTCGTAGACCTCTCCCTGGGAGGATCGAGCGATATACACAGTTCCGAAGTAGGTATCGACCGGAAGCTCACCGGACTTCGGTTGCAGCGTGAGAATTGAGAGAAGCGTGTCCCAGAGTTCTTCGTGCTGTTCTTCTTCCCACGAGAAGTTCCGTTGATATTCTGGGACCTCGAATCGTTCCCCATCGGTCACGCGGAGAAGTGACCGGTTCTTCAGTTTGATATCTTGCTCAAGTGAACGGATGAACTGTGTGCTGTCAACGAAGTCCAGATTCTCGTATATTTCTCGGTAATCTGTAGGATCATAATCGATGATTCCTGTCCCGTTCGGGTCACCGGGGTACAGGAAGACACGGGTCCCGCAAAGTGGTGTTTCGTCTGAACTATCCATGTCCCTACACCTGTATCATCTCCATGTTAATATTGCGGTAGCAGACAGTCGCCTCCTCCACTGATGACGCGATGATTATCCCCCATCTAATCTAACGACGTGAGCAACTGATGTTCCTGTGCTGCTATCCGGTTGGACACCGTGATGACATCTACGGTATGCCGCTCATCTTGATGGTAGACAATCTGGTCGTCCTGTAAGTCGATTTCTACGTCACCACCGTGATATCCGTTCCGTTCGTACTCCCGTAGGACATCGATATCGCCGTAGCTCCAGCACAGAATTGTATCAGCTGAACCGAGGGGGTAGTCGTCTTCGAAGTGAGTGGTGAGCTCAAGATACACGTGGCTGGTGCGGGGAGTTCCATCTTCCAGAAGGATGGCCGGGACTTCATGATCTGCCTTGTACTCTTCTACGGTAATTTCGGTGTCTGCCTTGTTGTTGGAACGTTCGAGCGCTAACAGGACCTCAGTACGGTTGGTTGGCGTAAACGGTTCGTCAGGAGTGATTGCTTCCAGTCGTTCCTCAAGTGAAGTGCTCTGGGACTGTGCGCGCCTCCGTAGTTGTGCCCGTTTCCGTGTCTCCAGATAGTCCTTCTTGAACCAGGGATCTTCTGCTACCTTCGTCATATAGTGTTTGAGCTCCTGTTTCAGTTCTTTATACAGTGAGCTCGCTTTATTCCGGACCTTTCCCCGGTTTGCCGAAAGTTCGAGGTCCTGACAGTTAGCGACGAAGAAGAAGTGGATGAATTCGTTGTCATGGGACAGCACCTCGTTGACCTGTTCGACCTTGATATGGTCCTTTGCAAGCCAGACACCGAACTGGACGGAATGACGTCCGTAGGTAGGGAGTTCATTGCGAGCCTCCTTACCCCCGACCATGCCGATGATTTCCACAGTTGATGTCCCGCCGTCATACTCGAATTCGATTTCACGCGCCGGATAGTGCTTACACATCCGGGTGGCGGGGAAATCACTGTTGTCTGGTTCTAGCTGCTCGCTGGGGAACGTGAGTTGGTTGGTTGTGACAAGTTGTCCCTGGGAGCCGTCGATCTCCTCATCGAGCTCGACCACGATGTCCATCTCGCGCTGGTCGTCATCGAAATAGTGGGCCGTCGAGCCAGCGATGGTCTTCCACTTCAGGTAGTGGTGAATTTTATCGTACGTCAGCGATTC from Natrinema sp. HArc-T2 carries:
- a CDS encoding ATP-binding protein; amino-acid sequence: MKQHPEVNEVQEFLEIASDFEDPLEIIRESLSNAYDAGATEVVIRIRNTVSGSDIIIEDDGHGMSRNDLKSFFDLGNSRKTDSIGHKGHGTKIFYKSDRIVVDTAHNGSNYHAVMDRPWEKLNDQTLPEYEVTETETRPGNTGTRIQITGFRSGEGFDPESLTYDKIHHYLKWKTIAGSTAHYFDDDQREMDIVVELDEEIDGSQGQLVTTNQLTFPSEQLEPDNSDFPATRMCKHYPAREIEFEYDGGTSTVEIIGMVGGKEARNELPTYGRHSVQFGVWLAKDHIKVEQVNEVLSHDNEFIHFFFVANCQDLELSANRGKVRNKASSLYKELKQELKHYMTKVAEDPWFKKDYLETRKRAQLRRRAQSQSTSLEERLEAITPDEPFTPTNRTEVLLALERSNNKADTEITVEEYKADHEVPAILLEDGTPRTSHVYLELTTHFEDDYPLGSADTILCWSYGDIDVLREYERNGYHGGDVEIDLQDDQIVYHQDERHTVDVITVSNRIAAQEHQLLTSLD